The Pectinophora gossypiella chromosome 10, ilPecGoss1.1, whole genome shotgun sequence genome contains a region encoding:
- the LOC126370071 gene encoding F-box only protein 9 isoform X2 has translation MESTAAGASAGGAGSDCEGEDPEDSSSSHSNEPLEEVFINLTLQDNAQDKDNEDELRAFRQQWQRELESTPAPSPKREPPKLDPPKPIEEPQSEEERAKQLFLRGVEFERAGKLYEAIQHYKRAMQILPDVETRLYESSDLRADSPEEESEPEEQEVAEVAPLSDDSDAEEGEQLVTRLQRVVARRNRLCECVLPNKGAHISWLPYEVILLILRWVVSSELDAMSLERVAAVCRGLYVAAREPDLWRSLCVKTWGIDCGSPRAHGFDSWRQMFIQRPRLHVHGCYISKTTYLRYGENSFQDHFYRPWYIIDYYRYLRFFPEGVVLMWTTEEEPAACVSALRVRAAARSVPGVLAGHWRLVGDKVAIVIKKQSADKKTQAQNTRFRPRRKENETHDQTQNFHLELELRSVRARRNFQLLWSRYSVSTRREQWSQFELSPAKYPPFAFSRVRAYTAEAHAPLPHTHSHS, from the exons ATG GAGTCTACGGCCGCGGGAGCTAGCGCTGGAGGTGCCGGCAGTGACTGCGAGGGAGAGGACCCAGAGGACTCTTCGTCGTCTCACTCCAATGAACCACTTGAAGAAGTCTTCATAAATTTGACTTTACAAGACAATGCACAA GATAAAGACAATGAAGACGAGCTGCGAGCGTTCCGTCAGCAATGGCAACGGGAGCTTGAGAGCACCCCTGCACCGTCTCCCAAGCGCGAGCCTCCGAAGCTCGACCCTCCAAAGCCGATCGAAGAGCCACAATCTGAGGAGGAGCGAGCCAAGCAGCTGTTCCTGCGCGGCGTGGAGTTCGAGCGAGCTGGCAAGTTGTATGAGGCCATCCAGCATTATAAGCGAGCCATGCAGATCTTGCCCGACGTCGAGACGCGGCTGTATGAGAGCTCCGATCTTAGGGCTGATTCTCCTGAAG AGGAATCGGAGCCGGAAGAACAAGAGGTAGCAGAGGTGGCGCCGCTGAGCGACGATTCTGACGCAGAGGAGGGCGAGCAGCTGGTGACGCGCTTGCAGCGTGTAGTGGCACGTCGCAACAGGCTGTGCGAATGTGTGCTGCCCAACAAG GGTGCCCACATCTCGTGGTTACCGTATGAAGTGATCCTGCTGATCCTACGCTGGGTGGTGTCATCGGAGCTGGACGCGATGTCGCTGGAGCGAGTGGCGGCCGTCTGCCGGGGGCTGTATGTAGCTGCCCGTGAGCCTGACCTGTGGCGCTCGTTGTGTGTCAA GACATGGGGCATAGATTGCGGGTCTCCGCGTGCGCACGGCTTCGACTCCTGGCGTCAGATGTTTATCCAGCGGCCACGACTCCACGTCCACGGCTGTTACATCAGCAAGACCACCTACTTGCGCTACGGGGAGAACTCATTCCAGGACCACTTCTACCGACCTTGGTACATCATCGACTACTACCGCTATCTCAG ATTCTTCCCCGAGGGCGTGGTGCTGATGTGGACGACGGAGGAGGAGCCGGCGGCCTGCGTGTCGGCGCTGAGGgtccgcgccgccgcgcgcagTGTGCCCGGCGTGCTCGCGGGGCATTGGCGGCTTGTGGGGGACAAG gtGGCGATAGTGATAAAGAAGCAAAGTGCGGATAAGAAGACACAAGCGCAGAACACGCGGTTCCGCCCGCGCCGCAAGGAGAACGAGACGCACGACCAGACGCAGAACTTCCATCTC GAGCTGGAGCTGCGCTCGGTGCGGGCCCGGCGCAACTTCCAGCTGCTGTGGTCGCGCTACTCGGTGAGCACGCGGCGCGAGCAGTGGTCGCAGTTCGAGCTGTCCCCGGCCAAGTACCCGCCCTTCGCCTTCAGCCGCGTGCGCGCCTACACCGCCGAGGCGCACGCGCCGCTGCCGCACACGCACTCGCATTCTTAG
- the LOC126370071 gene encoding F-box only protein 9 isoform X1, with the protein MCTQESTAAGASAGGAGSDCEGEDPEDSSSSHSNEPLEEVFINLTLQDNAQDKDNEDELRAFRQQWQRELESTPAPSPKREPPKLDPPKPIEEPQSEEERAKQLFLRGVEFERAGKLYEAIQHYKRAMQILPDVETRLYESSDLRADSPEEESEPEEQEVAEVAPLSDDSDAEEGEQLVTRLQRVVARRNRLCECVLPNKGAHISWLPYEVILLILRWVVSSELDAMSLERVAAVCRGLYVAAREPDLWRSLCVKTWGIDCGSPRAHGFDSWRQMFIQRPRLHVHGCYISKTTYLRYGENSFQDHFYRPWYIIDYYRYLRFFPEGVVLMWTTEEEPAACVSALRVRAAARSVPGVLAGHWRLVGDKVAIVIKKQSADKKTQAQNTRFRPRRKENETHDQTQNFHLELELRSVRARRNFQLLWSRYSVSTRREQWSQFELSPAKYPPFAFSRVRAYTAEAHAPLPHTHSHS; encoded by the exons ATGTGCACCCAGGAGTCTACGGCCGCGGGAGCTAGCGCTGGAGGTGCCGGCAGTGACTGCGAGGGAGAGGACCCAGAGGACTCTTCGTCGTCTCACTCCAATGAACCACTTGAAGAAGTCTTCATAAATTTGACTTTACAAGACAATGCACAA GATAAAGACAATGAAGACGAGCTGCGAGCGTTCCGTCAGCAATGGCAACGGGAGCTTGAGAGCACCCCTGCACCGTCTCCCAAGCGCGAGCCTCCGAAGCTCGACCCTCCAAAGCCGATCGAAGAGCCACAATCTGAGGAGGAGCGAGCCAAGCAGCTGTTCCTGCGCGGCGTGGAGTTCGAGCGAGCTGGCAAGTTGTATGAGGCCATCCAGCATTATAAGCGAGCCATGCAGATCTTGCCCGACGTCGAGACGCGGCTGTATGAGAGCTCCGATCTTAGGGCTGATTCTCCTGAAG AGGAATCGGAGCCGGAAGAACAAGAGGTAGCAGAGGTGGCGCCGCTGAGCGACGATTCTGACGCAGAGGAGGGCGAGCAGCTGGTGACGCGCTTGCAGCGTGTAGTGGCACGTCGCAACAGGCTGTGCGAATGTGTGCTGCCCAACAAG GGTGCCCACATCTCGTGGTTACCGTATGAAGTGATCCTGCTGATCCTACGCTGGGTGGTGTCATCGGAGCTGGACGCGATGTCGCTGGAGCGAGTGGCGGCCGTCTGCCGGGGGCTGTATGTAGCTGCCCGTGAGCCTGACCTGTGGCGCTCGTTGTGTGTCAA GACATGGGGCATAGATTGCGGGTCTCCGCGTGCGCACGGCTTCGACTCCTGGCGTCAGATGTTTATCCAGCGGCCACGACTCCACGTCCACGGCTGTTACATCAGCAAGACCACCTACTTGCGCTACGGGGAGAACTCATTCCAGGACCACTTCTACCGACCTTGGTACATCATCGACTACTACCGCTATCTCAG ATTCTTCCCCGAGGGCGTGGTGCTGATGTGGACGACGGAGGAGGAGCCGGCGGCCTGCGTGTCGGCGCTGAGGgtccgcgccgccgcgcgcagTGTGCCCGGCGTGCTCGCGGGGCATTGGCGGCTTGTGGGGGACAAG gtGGCGATAGTGATAAAGAAGCAAAGTGCGGATAAGAAGACACAAGCGCAGAACACGCGGTTCCGCCCGCGCCGCAAGGAGAACGAGACGCACGACCAGACGCAGAACTTCCATCTC GAGCTGGAGCTGCGCTCGGTGCGGGCCCGGCGCAACTTCCAGCTGCTGTGGTCGCGCTACTCGGTGAGCACGCGGCGCGAGCAGTGGTCGCAGTTCGAGCTGTCCCCGGCCAAGTACCCGCCCTTCGCCTTCAGCCGCGTGCGCGCCTACACCGCCGAGGCGCACGCGCCGCTGCCGCACACGCACTCGCATTCTTAG